A stretch of Sandaracinaceae bacterium DNA encodes these proteins:
- a CDS encoding response regulator, with amino-acid sequence MSDLAEENERLQKELSRQKRLATRALASYQQRALQMELIRQQNEDLDRLAADLARAKRVAEDRAREVEEAARLKSEFLANFSHEIRTPLNGIIGYCDLLGQEEGERLTAHGRRDLTTIRRNAKTLLALINDILDLSKIESGQIDVITEDVKLPDIFEECADTVRERLKNKEVELRVVVEEGADIARTDGLKLRQILLNLMTNAVKFTELGEIHARARRVGDDLELVVEDTGVGIPAEQLESIFEKFRQVDGSFTRTAGGTGLGLAIVRELTRLLGGRVEVDSVLGRGTTFHVTLPGVLRETERPARREEAGSEPALRGSGDTHVLLVDDDPLIQALVRSRLGADGMRVTTAVDGAEGLRLMRSTSPDVVILDIRMPKLDGWSVLSAMKSDPQLARIPVIILSVEEERGRGFSLGAFEYLVKPVEPDRLVSVISSAVSPTAGEVLVVDDDADTRDIVQRRLRAEGFDVSHVANGEDALLRMRVSPPSLLVLDLVMPGVDGFEVLSRIRAAGHEFPVVVLTGKELDDVDRARLREGLARVIQKHGRSMEEVVDEAKRFVIRRRELQTTRVPRVLYVEDVAQNRDIVRRYLRGVVELLEAEDGEEGVDVARRERPDLILMDLSLPRMDGWTATRTLRDDAATAQIPVVALTAHASAEDRERALGAGCSDYLTKPVERGQLVRAIRKNLNRT; translated from the coding sequence ATGAGCGATCTCGCCGAGGAGAACGAGCGGCTCCAGAAGGAGCTCTCGCGGCAGAAGCGCCTCGCGACGCGGGCCCTCGCCAGCTACCAGCAGCGCGCGCTGCAGATGGAGCTGATCCGTCAGCAGAACGAAGACCTCGACCGCCTCGCCGCCGACCTCGCGCGGGCCAAGCGCGTGGCCGAGGACCGCGCGCGCGAGGTGGAGGAGGCGGCCCGGCTCAAGAGCGAGTTCCTCGCCAACTTCAGCCACGAGATCCGCACGCCGCTCAACGGCATCATCGGCTACTGCGACCTGCTCGGGCAGGAGGAGGGCGAGCGGCTCACCGCCCACGGTCGACGCGACCTGACGACGATCCGCCGCAACGCCAAGACGCTGCTCGCGCTGATCAACGACATCCTCGATCTCTCGAAGATCGAGAGCGGCCAGATCGACGTCATCACCGAGGACGTGAAGCTCCCCGACATCTTCGAGGAGTGCGCGGACACGGTGCGCGAGCGGCTGAAGAACAAGGAGGTCGAGCTCCGCGTGGTCGTCGAGGAGGGCGCCGACATCGCCCGGACCGACGGCCTCAAGCTCCGCCAGATCCTGCTCAACCTCATGACGAACGCGGTGAAGTTCACCGAGCTCGGCGAGATCCACGCCCGCGCGCGGCGGGTCGGCGACGACCTCGAGCTGGTCGTCGAGGACACCGGGGTGGGCATCCCGGCCGAGCAGCTCGAGAGCATCTTCGAGAAGTTCCGACAGGTGGACGGCTCGTTCACCCGCACCGCGGGCGGCACCGGGCTCGGCCTCGCGATCGTGCGCGAGCTGACGCGCCTCCTCGGCGGGCGCGTCGAGGTCGACAGCGTGCTCGGGCGCGGCACGACGTTCCACGTGACGCTGCCCGGCGTGCTGCGCGAGACCGAGCGCCCGGCGCGGCGCGAGGAGGCGGGCTCCGAGCCGGCCCTCCGCGGCAGCGGGGACACGCACGTGCTGCTGGTCGACGACGACCCGCTGATCCAGGCGCTCGTGCGCTCGCGGCTCGGGGCGGACGGCATGAGGGTCACGACCGCGGTCGACGGCGCCGAGGGCCTGCGGCTGATGCGCTCGACGTCTCCGGACGTCGTGATCCTCGACATCCGCATGCCGAAGCTCGACGGCTGGTCGGTGCTCTCCGCGATGAAGAGCGATCCGCAGCTCGCCCGCATCCCGGTGATCATCCTCTCGGTGGAGGAGGAGCGGGGCCGAGGCTTCTCGCTCGGCGCCTTCGAGTACCTGGTCAAGCCGGTGGAGCCCGACCGCCTGGTCAGCGTGATCTCGAGCGCGGTCTCGCCGACGGCGGGCGAGGTCCTGGTCGTCGACGACGACGCCGACACCCGTGACATCGTCCAGCGCCGGCTGCGCGCGGAGGGCTTCGACGTCTCGCACGTCGCCAACGGCGAGGACGCGCTGCTCCGTATGCGGGTCTCCCCCCCCTCGCTCCTGGTGCTCGACCTGGTGATGCCCGGGGTGGACGGCTTCGAGGTCCTCTCGCGCATCCGCGCCGCCGGGCACGAGTTCCCGGTGGTGGTCCTGACGGGCAAGGAGCTCGACGACGTGGACCGCGCGCGGCTGCGCGAGGGGCTCGCGCGGGTGATCCAGAAACACGGCCGCTCGATGGAGGAGGTGGTGGACGAGGCCAAGCGCTTCGTGATCCGCCGCCGCGAGCTCCAGACGACCCGCGTGCCGCGCGTGCTCTACGTCGAGGACGTCGCGCAGAACCGCGACATCGTGCGGCGCTATCTGCGCGGGGTCGTGGAGCTCCTCGAGGCCGAGGATGGAGAAGAAGGCGTCGACGTCGCCCGCCGGGAGCGGCCGGATCTGATCCTGATGGATCTGAGCCTGCCGCGCATGGACGGGTGGACCGCGACACGGACGCTGCGGGACGACGCGGCGACGGCGCAGATACCGGTGGTGGCGTTGACCGCGCACGCGTCCGCAGAGGATCGCGAGCGCGCGCTTGGGGCGGGGTGTTCTGACTACCTGACGAAGCCCGTGGAACGAGGTCAGCTCGTCCGGGCCATCCGTAAGAACCTCAACCGAACCTAG